A window of Procambarus clarkii isolate CNS0578487 chromosome 69, FALCON_Pclarkii_2.0, whole genome shotgun sequence contains these coding sequences:
- the Cul3 gene encoding cullin-3: MSSIKTGNKKDHQKMRIRAFPMTMDERYVESIWQLLKNAIQEIQKKNNSGLSFEELYRNAYTMVLHKHGERLYSGLRDVVTQHLENKVRTDVLASLQNNFLQTLNHAWNDHQTSMVMIRDILMYMDRVYVQQNNVDNVYNLGLIIFRDQVVRYGCIRDHLRETLLDMVMRERRGEVVDRLAIKNAAQMLIVLGIESRAVYEEDFERPFLAQSAEFYRMESQKFLAENSASVYIKRVEARIMEEAERAKHYLDESTERRIVEVVEEELIKKHMKTIVEMENSGVVHMLKNNKTEDLACMYKLMSRVSDGLRAVAECVSQHLREQGKALVAEEEGGKNAITFVQNLLDLKDRFDHFLHNSFNNDKIFKQMIAADFEYFLNLNNKSPEYLSLFIDDKLKKGVKGMTEAEIEVVLDKTMVLFRFLQEKDVFERYYKQHLAKRLLLQKSVSEDSEKTMISKLKTECGCQFTSKLEGMFKDVTISNTINEEFKQRVNSAGTNLCGVDIYVRVLTTGYWPTQSANLKANVPMAPRSAFEAFRRFYLNKHSGRQLTLQPQLGSADLNAVFHGSRKEESACATANVVVGSVASVAAVASGDAVSSVAGISSSSSAVGGTISNNGLVPSSLPGTTTPTNAIAATPSGSSVMVTGKPSGPKKHIIQVSTYQMVILMLFNTRDKLTYEEIQNETDIPDRDLVRALQSLALGKPAQRVLLKTPKTKEMESSHEFTVNDSFTSKLYRVKIQAVAAKGESEPERKETRSKVDEDRKHEIEAAIVRIMKARRRMTHNNLVAEVTDQLKSRFLPSPILIKKRIESLIEREYLARTPEDRKIYSYVA; the protein is encoded by the exons ATGACTATGGATGAACGGTATGTGGAGAGCATCTGGCAACTGCTCAAAAATGCCATCCAAGAGATCcagaagaaaaacaacagtggcCTCAGTTTTGAGGAGCTGTACCGAAATGCTTACACCATGGTTTTACACAAGCATGGGGAGAGACTATACTCGGGCCTCAGGGATGTTGTTACACAACATTTGGAAAACAAG GTACGAACAGATGTACTGGCTTCCTTACAAAACAACTTTCTCCAAACTTTAAATCATGCATGGAATGACCACCAAACATCTATGGTGATGATCAGGGACATCCTAATGTACATGGATCGAGTCTATGTTCAACAGAATAATGTCGACAATGTCTACAACTTAGGGCTAATAATTTTTAGGGATCAG GTTGTCCGATATGGTTGCATAAGAGATCATCTACGAGAAACACTTCTTGATATGGTTATGAGGGAGCGCAGAGGTGAAGTAGTGGACAGACTAGCAATTAAAAATGCAGCTcaaatgcttatagtattaggcaTCGAGTCGCGGGCTGTATATGAAGAAGATTTTGAAAGACCCTTCCTTGCTCAGTCTGCTGAGTTTTATAGG ATGGAAAGTCAAAAGTTTTTAGCTGAGAACAGTGCATCGGTATATATCAAGAGAGTAGAAGCTCGAATAATGGAGGAGGCGGAGCGAGCAAAGCATTATCTTGATGAGTCTACGGAAAGGCGCATTGTGGAGGTTGTAGAGGAAGAATTGATCAAGAAACATATGAAGACTATTGTGGAG ATGGAAAATTCTGGAGTTGTTCATATGCTCAAGAATAACAAGACTGAAGATTTGGCATGTATGTATAAGCTAATGTCACGAGTGTCCGATGGCTTACGAGCAGTAGCAGAATGTGTGTCTCAACATCTTAGAGAACAGGGTAAAGCTCTTGTAGCGGAAGAAGAAGGAGGCAAGAATGCTATAACATTTGTACAG AATTTATTGGACCTTAAGGACCGATTTGACCACTTCCTCCACAACTCTTTCAACAATGACAAAATATTCAAACAAATGATTGCAGCTGACTTCGAATACTTCCTCAATCTAAACAATAAATCGCCAGAGTACTTGTCATTGTTTATTGATGACAAACTCAAGAAAGGTGTTAAAGGA ATGACTGAAGCAGAAATTGAGGTGGTATTAGACAAGACAATGGTGCTGTTCCGTTTCTTACAAGAGAAGGATGTATTCGAGCGTTACTACAAGCAGCATCTGGCCAAACGTCTTCTACTACAAAAGTCGGTCTCGGAGGACTCTGAGAAAACAATGATCTCCAAACTTAAAACTGAATGTGGATGTCAGTTCACTTCCAAGCTTGAGGGCATGTTCAAGGACGTAACGATTTCCAATACCATTAACGAGGAGTTTAAACAACGCGTcaatagtgctggg ACAAATTTATGTGGCGTTGACATCTATGTACGAGTTTTAACAACTGGGTACTGGCCCACACAGTCAGCTAATCTAAAAGCCAATGTTCCCATGGCTCCCAGGAGTGCCTTTGAGGCCTTCCGGAGATTCTACCTCAACAAGCACAGTGGCAGACAACTTACTCTTCAACCACAGTTGGG GTCGGCAGATCTTAATGCAGTATTTCATGGCTCAAGAAAAGAAGAGAGTGCTTGTGCAACAGCTAATGTAGTGGTTGGGTCAGTAGCATCAGTGGCAGCTGTAGCCTCAGGAGATGCCGTAAGCAGTGTTGCTGGTATATCTTCTTCCTCGTCAGCTGTAGGTGGCACAATCAGTAATAATGGTTTAGTGCCATCTAGCCTCCCTGGCACAACCACTCCAACAAATGCCATAGCAGCAACACCGTCAGGATCGTCAGTTATGGTGACTGGAAAACCCTCAGGCCCCAAGAAACACATTATTCAAGTGTCTACGTATCAAATGGTCATCCTTATGCTCTTTAATACCAGGGATAAACTTACATACGAG GAAATACAAAATGAAACCGACATCCCTGACCGAGACCTTGTTCGAGCGTTACAATCGCTAGCGCTGGGCAAGCCAGCCCAACGAGTTTTGCTCAAGACCCCAAAGACTAAGGAAATGGAGTCCTCTCATGAGTTTACTGTTAATGATTCTTTCACATCCAAATTGTACAG AGTTAAGATCCAAGCTGTGGCAGCTAAGGGCGAGAGTGAACCAGAGAGAAAGGAGACCCGAAGTAAAGTCGATGAGGATCGCAAACACGAGATCGAAGCTGCTATCGTCAGGATCATGAAGGCCCGCCGGCGAATGACG